One region of Parambassis ranga chromosome 21, fParRan2.1, whole genome shotgun sequence genomic DNA includes:
- the ino80da gene encoding INO80 complex subunit Da produces MYEGKHIHFSEVDNKPLCSYSPKLCKQRRLNGYAFCIRHVLEDKTAPFKQCEYVAKYNSQRCTNPIPKSEDRRYCNSHLQVLGFIPKKERKKKHDGLEEMRSRAHLESVALNITVPSLALKAPNGLDELPPSPPCTRLLPLPDGELLDPFAFYEDDTDGEEVGAPRKGNAIKKKIQSRLVLNQKLCHDTDLFQPPPEHFSPSPVPRVHPSSPLNTHLPRQQPGLLQPRQHSSGTSFIFPGQQQGLLCNPPPPQTVNFLPLGMPANAAPSPVQHSGPSLSRKMPFTATHLPVSCKDSGSNNQRHVVVMRPTAFSPPDSCLVRLQHLVQLCAKRQREHGDLFPHLGLDWSEDSADDYDEEEEVAERFTPFQSSWRPHNGLEDDSGSSRRTRLLRLCSYLQEKYKHMCRQERARIRQKRYRYAFRKALLHAAGNNPSCAGKLVQELSGASRSSSGVAAARPQSTDTGTCTGSTKGQACSNRALPFTRHCFQHILLNRSQQLFASCTAKFADGQQCSIPVFDITHQTPLCEEHAKKMDNFLRGDGNRRVQHQQQQQRKPRKKTKPPALTKKHKKKRRRGPRRPQKPIPPALPQGNLGMPSTSLAMPSQASIRSPSTPDLSTDELPDDITNDMADIPNDLELNQEDFSDVLPRLPDDLQDFDLFEGKNGELLPTTEEAEELVRALQAMGSYPDSLVCLTSMGDLAPAEGVDHRAMTVFSGPVQPGGMGDLLNSRIPTENFTSLELEDNLLQPTGDHFSPSPPSQPTSQPPAPCSNLTSSSSSTVAPSTTSLLTQTVITERTFSRTHSSHVLAKSEAPTSSPQGSHYSSEHVPSPYSDHISSPHASSFQTDTPLLLEVPLSGVPGPPRSTWNNLPLPLTDPAQFGNLIASESHLISTSLSTPPATTHSVTLQPIAALSAIPQSGMTGLTTPPAPSSSLPSSSHDLLTSTQPKQQLPQFSAAFGHQLASHSGIPKDVQPSHSSTAPPAGFSIVSATAASANSATPPFTQSK; encoded by the exons ATGTATGAAGGCAAACACATACACTTCTCAGAGGTGGACAATAAGCCGTTGTGCTCATACAGCCCAAAGCTCTGCAAGCAGCGCAGACTAAATGGCTATGCTTTCTGTATTCGGCACGTTCTGGAGGATAAGACGGCTCCCTTCAAGCAATGTGAGTATGTGGCCAAGTACAACAGCCAGCGATGTACCAACCCCATCCCGAAGTCTGAGGACCGCAG ATACTGTAACAGCCACCTGCAGGTTCTCGGCTTTATCCCCAAGAAGGAACGGAAAAAGAAACACGATGGTCTGGAAGAAATGCGTTCGCGGGCTCACCTGGAGTCAGTGGCTCTCAATATTACTGTGCCCTCTCTAGCTCTGAAAGCTCCAAATGGTCTAGATGAACTTCCACCATCTCCCCCCTGTACACGTCTGTTACCGCTCCCTGATGGGGAACTCCTGGACCCTTTTGCCTTTTATGAGGATGACACAGATGGGGAGGAGGTCGGTGCTCCTCGGAAGGGCAACGCCATCAAGAAGAAAATACAGAGTCGCCTGGTGCTCAACCAGAAACTCTGCCATGACACAGACCTCTTCCAACCACCTCCTGAGCACTTTAGTCCCTCTCCTGTACCCCGTGTCCACCCCTCGTCACCACTCAACACTCATCTCCCACGACAGCAGCCAGGTCTTCTCCAACCACGGCAGCACTCCAGCGGGACTTCCTTCATCTTCCCAGGACAGCAGCAGGGTTTATTATGCAATCCACCACCACCTCAGACGGTCAACTTTCTGCCTCTAGGGATGCCTGCAAACGCAGCACCCAGTCCAGTGCAACATTCTGGGCCATCACTCAGCAGGAAAATGCCTTTCACTGCAACTCACTTGCCTGTTAGTTGCAAGGACAGTGGCAGTAACAATCAGCGGCATGTGGTTGTCATGCGTCCCACTGCCTTCTCACCACCTGACAGCTGCCTGGTCAGGTTGCAACATCTGGTGCAGCTCTGTGCCAAGCGACAACGGGAGCATGGAGACCTATTTCCTCACCTAG GATTAGACTGGTCAGAGGACAGTGCAGATGACTACgacgaggaagaagaggtggCAGAGAGATTTACTCCTTTTCAGAGCTCTTGGAGACCACATAATGG GTTGGAAGATGACAGTGGTTCCTCTCGGAGAACACGCCTACTTAGGCTTTGCTCCTACCTTCAGGAGAAGTACAAGCACATGTGCAGACAGGAGAGGGCGAGAATCCGCCAGAAGAGGTACCGCTATGCCTTCCGAAAAGCCTTGCTGCATGCTGCCGGCAACAACCCCAGCTGTGCAGGGAAGCTGGTCCAGGAGTTGAGTGGTGCCTCTCGCAGCTCCTCAGG tgtggCTGCAGCAAGGCCACAGAGCACAGACACGGGGACCTGCACTGGCAGCACAAAGGGCCAAGCCTGCAGCAACAGAGCTCTGCCCTTCACTCGACACTGCTTTCAAC ACATTCTGTTGAATCGTTCCCAGCAGCTATTTGCTAGTTGCACAGCCAAATTTGCAGATGGTCAGCAGTGCTCCATCCCTGTGTTTGATATCACACACCAGACACCTCTCTGTGAAGAGCATGCCAAAAAGATG GATAACTTCCTGCGTGGGGATGGAAACCGACGAgtgcagcaccagcagcagcaacagcgaAAGCCACGTAAAAAGACCAAACCACCGGCACTCaccaaaaaacacaagaaaaagaggaggagagggccaCGGAGGCCTCAGAAACCCATTCCTCCAGCGCTGCCACAAGGAAACCTGGGAATGCCTTCTACAAGCCTAGCGATGCCCTCGCAAGCCAGCATCAG GAGCCCTTCAACTCCAGACCTGAGTACAGACGAGCTTCCTGACGATATCACCAATGACATGGCAGACATTCCAAATGACCTTGAGCTAAACCAGGAGGATTTCTCCGATGTGTTACCCAGACTGCCCGATGACCTGCAGGACTTTGACTTATTTGAAG GTAAGAACGGGGAGCTACTGCCCACCacggaggaggcagaggagttgGTACGTGCACTGCAAGCGATGGGGTCCTACCCGGACTCTTTGGTGTGCCTGACCTCCATGGGAGACCTAGCCCCTGCTGAAGGAGTGGACCACAGAGCCATGACTGTGTTTTCCGGTCCAGTCCAGCCAGGGGGCATGGGGGACCTGCTCAACAGCCGGATCCCTACAGAGAACTTCACCAGTCTTGAGCTGGAGGACAATCTACTGCAGCCCACCGGAGATCACTTTTCCCCTTCGCCGCCATCTCAACCCACTAGCCAGCCCCCAGCACCATGCTCCAACCTgacctcatcttcttcttctacagtaGCTCCTTCCACAACCTCCCTGCTCACTCAGACTGTCATAACAGAGAGAACGTTTTCTCGGACACACTCGTCACATGTCCTGGCCAAGTCAGAAGCACCTACATCATCTCCACAAGGCAGCCACTACAGCAGTGAGCATGTGCCATCTCCATACAGTGACCACATATCTTCTCCCCATGCCAGCTCCTTCCAGACAGACACTCCTCTGCTCCTGGAAGTCCCTCTCAGCGGGGTACCAGGACCCCCGCGCTCGACATGGAACaacctccctctcccccttACTGACCCAGCGCAGTTTGGCAATCTCATAGCATCAGAAAGTCATCTCATATCAACCTCGCTGTCCACTCCCCCCGCCACTACTCACTCTGTGACTCTGCAGCCCATAGCTGCTCTCTCAGCGATCCCTCAGAGCGGCATGACTGGTTTAACAactcctccagctccctcttcctccctacCATCTTCCTCACATGATCTGCTGACCTCCACACAGCCCAAGCAACAGCTCCCTCAGTTCAGCGCAGCCTTTGGCCATCAACTGGCCTCCCACAGTGGCATCCCGAAAGACGTGCAGCCCAGCCACAGCTCCACAGCACCCCCTGCTGGCTTCTCCATAGTTAGTGCCACCGCTGCAAGTGCCAATAGCGCCACACCACCCTTCACGCAAAGCAAATGA
- the LOC114426225 gene encoding NADH-ubiquinone oxidoreductase 75 kDa subunit, mitochondrial-like produces MFRLPVVSRGLFPAPITKGGAAVTHNVRPASAATAAASNLLEVFVDGKPVMVEQGTTVLQACEKAGMQIPRFCYHERLSVAGNCRMCLVEIEKVPKPVAACAMPVMKGWNILTDSDKTRKAREGVMEFLLANHPLDCPICDQGGECDLQDQSMQFGSDRSRFTEGKRAVEDKNIGPLIKTIMTRCIQCTRCVRFASEIAGVEDLGTTGRGNDLQIGTYVEKMFMSEMSGNVIDICPVGALTSKPYAFTARPWETRKTESIDVLDALGSNIVVSTRGGEVMRILPRLNEDINEEWISDKTRFAYDGLKRQRLTQPMMKNESGQLVPTSWENVLTRVAGALQGAEGKNIAAVVGGLVDAEALICLKDLLNRLNSDNLCTEEMFPMAGAGTDLRSNYLLNTGIAGIEEADLLLLVGTNPRYEAPLFNARIRKSWLHNELQVSLVGKEVDLSYTYNHLGESAKVLQEIAAGTHPFSQVLAKAKHPVIVVGSSCLQREDGAAIMATLSAIAQKARISSGVEGTWKVLNVLHRVASQVAALDLGYKPGVEAIRKNPPKVLFLLGADTGCITRQDLPKDSLIIYQGHHGDVGASMADIILPGAAYTEKCSTYVNTEGRAQQTRVAVTPPGMARDDWKIIRAISELAGVTLPYSTLDEVRDRLAEVSPNLLRYDDVEEANYFKQAAELSKAVNQTVLTDPLVPPQLTLKDFFMTDPISRASQTMAKCVKAVTEGAQAVDEPAIC; encoded by the exons ATGTTCCGTCTGCCTGTTGTGAGCCGCGGTCTCTTTCCAGCACCTATTACCAAAGGAGGGGCGGCTGTCACTCACAATG TTCGCCCCGCatctgcagcaacagcagctgctAGTAACCTCCTGGAGGTGTTTGTGGATGGAAAGCCGGTCATGGTGGAGCAGGGAACTACTGTGTTGCAG GCATGTGAGAAAGCCGGAATGCAGATTCCTCGGTTCTGCTATCATGAGCGCTTGTCTGTGGCTGGGAACTGTCGAATGTGTCTTGTGGAGATAGAGAAAGTTCCCAAG CCAGTGGCAGCTTGTGCTATGCCTGTCATGAAAGGCTGGAACATTTTAACCGATTCTGACAAAACAAGAAAGGCCAG AGAGGGTGTGATGGAGTTCCTGTTGGCTAACCACCCTTTAGATTGTCCAATTTGTGATCAAGGAGGTGAATGTGATCTGCAG GACCAGTCCATGCAGTTTGGTAGTGACAGAAGCCGTTTCACAGAGGGCAAGAGAGCTGTGGAAGATAAAAACATTGGCCCGCTCATTAAAACCATTATGACGCGCTGTATTCAGTGCACTCGCTGTGTGCG CTTTGCCAGTGAGATTGCAGGAGTGGAGGACCTGGGTACCACTGGCAGAGGCAACGACCTGCAGATTGGGACTTACGTGGAGAAGATGTTCATGTCAGAGATGTCTGGGAATGTTATTGATATTTGCCCTGTGGGGGCCCTGACTTCTAAACCATATGCTTTCACTGCTCGCCCGTGGGAGACCAG aaagacCGAATCCATTGATGTTCTGGATGCACTGGGTAGTAACATTGTGGTGAGCACCCGTGGTGGCGAGGTGATGAGGATCCTCCCTCGTCTTAATGAAGATATAAATGAGGAGTGGATCTCAGACAAGACTAG GTTTGCTTATGATGGACTCAAGAGACAGAGGCTTACTCAGCCAATGATGAAAAATGAGTCTGGGCAGTTGGTCCCCACATCCTGGGAAAATGTGCTGACTCGAGTTGCTGGAGCT CTGCAAGGAGCTGAAGGAAAAAacattgctgctgttgttggagGTTTGGTCGATGCAGAGGCTCTCATTTGCCTGAAAGACTTGCTGAACCGTTTGAATAGTGACAACCTTTGCACTGAGGAGATGTTTCCCATGGCTGGAGCTGG AACTGACCTCCGTTCCAACTATCTTCTCAACACTGGGATTGCTGGGATTGAAGAAGCAGATCTGCTGCTTCTGGTTGGCACAAACCCCCGCTATGAGGCTCCTCTGTTTAATGCACGGATTCGAAAAAG CTGGCTGCACAATGAGTTGCAAGTGTCTCTGGTGGGAAAGGAAGTTGACCTCAGTTACACATACAACCATCTTGGGGAGTCGGCCAAAGTCCTTCAAGAAATTGCTGCTGGAACACATCCCTTCTCTCAA GTCTTGGCTAAAGCCAAGCATCCCGTCATTGTAGTTGGCAGCAGttgcctgcagagggaggatGGAGCTGCGATAATGGCCACTCTGTCAGCTATTGCTCAGAAAGCTCGCATCAGTAGTGGAGTGGAAGGAACCTGGAAGGTTCTTAATGTACTTCACAG GGTTGCCAGTCAAGTGGCTGCGCTTGATCTTGGATACAAGCCAGGAGTGGAGGCTATCAGGAAGAACCCACCCAAAGTTCTCTTCCTACTAGGGGCTGATACCGGCTGCATTACTCGGCAAGACCTCCCAAAGGACAGTTTGATCATTTATCAAG GTCACCATGGTGATGTGGGTGCATCAATGGCTGATATCATACTTCCTGGAGCTGCATATACTGAGAAATGTAGCACCTATGTGAACACTGAGGGTCGTGCCCAGCAGACAAGGGTAGCTGTGACTCCTCCAGGCATGGCCAGGGATGACTGGAAGATCATCAGAGCCATATCTGAG ctgGCGGGTGTGACTCTGCCATATAGCACTCTTGATGAAGTGCGAGACAGACTGGCAGAGGTTTCACCAAATCTGCTGCGATACGATGATGTTGAGGAGGCCAACTACTTTAAACAAGCTGCTGAACTGTCTAAG GCAGTGAACCAGACTGTCCTAACTGATCCTTTAGTCCCTCCACAGCTCACTTTGAAGGACTTTTTTATGACAG ATCCGATTAGCAGAGCCTCCCAGACCATGGCAAAGTGTGTGAAAGCTGTCACAGAGGGAGCACAAGCTGTGGATGAGCCCGCGATATGCTAA
- the cmklr2 gene encoding G-protein coupled receptor 1 — translation MGESSEDYGNYTYEYYLEYGDVEELKVDHSQKETMHIISVVIYIISFVLGLIGNGTVIWVTAFKSKKTVNSIWVLNLAMADFVFVLFLPFYIDYILRDFHWDFGVAMCKINSFVSVMNMYASVLFLTVLSIDRYISLVHLNWSQKHRTVERAWMVCGCIWVLAAILSCPALIFRDTVRLHDKVVCFNNFHTQDGHSGAMTHIIIVVIRTTVGFLLPFTAICVTGILLTIKVNRSQGSVRLSSFSRTVTAVILAFFLCWTPFHTFSLMELSIHSSFYLHNILKAGFPLATSLGFFNSCINPVLYMLMGKKVRHLLKRACLDMTKSSLRELSQSISATEVESVPGVHQNSVPEEPVESSTPL, via the coding sequence ATGGGTGAGTCCAGTGAAGACTACGGGAACTACACCTACGAATATTACCTGGAGTACGGCGACGTGGAAGAACTTAAAGTAGACCACAGTCAGAAGGAAACTATGCACATCATCTCAGTGGTCATCTACATCATCTCCTTTGTGCTGGGTCTGATCGGAAATGGAACTGTTATTTGGGTGACAGCATTCAAGAGCAAAAAGACAGTGAACAGTATCTGGGTACTCAATCTAGCCATGGCAGACTTTGTATTTGTGCTTTTCCTCCCTTTCTACATTGATTACATACTGCGGGACTTCCACTGGGACTTTGGTGTGGCCATGTGCAAGATCAACTCATTTGTGTCAGTGATGAACATGTACGCCAGTGTGCTGTTCCTGACAGTTCTCAGTATAGACAGGTATATCTCTCTGGTCCATCTGAACTGGTCTCAGAAGCATCGCACTGTAGAGAGAGCCTGGATGGTGTGTGGCTGTATATGGGTGCTGGCTGCCATCCTAAGCTGCCCCGCGCTGATCTTTCGTGACACTGTGCGCTTACATGACAAGGTGGTATGCTTCAACAACTTCCACACGCAGGATGGCCACTCAGGGGCCATGACACACATTATTATAGTGGTCATACGTACCACTGTGGGCTTTCTCCTGCCTTTTACTGCTATATGTGTGACAGGTATACTGCTGACAATCAAAGTGAATCGATCTCAGGGTTCAGTCCGCCTATCAAGCTTCTCCAGAACAGTCACTGCAGTGATCCTGGCCTTCTTTTTGTGCTGGACACCTTTTCACACGTTTAGTTTAATGGAGTTATCTATACATTCCTCATTTTACCTCCACAACATACTGAAAGCTGGCTTTCCTCTTGCCACCAGCTTAGGCTTTTTCAACAGCTGCATTAACCCCGTGTTATACATGCTCATGGGCAAAAAGGTGCGTCACCTCCTGAAGCGTGCATGTCTGGACATGACTAAAAGTTCACTCAGAGAGCTCAGCCAGTCTATCTCTGCCACAGAAGTGGAGTCTGTGCCAGGGGTTCACCAGAACAGTGTCCCAGAGGAGCCTGTGGAATCCTCAACTCCATTGTGA